In one window of Candidatus Hepatobacter penaei DNA:
- a CDS encoding DsbA family protein — protein MAWIVLVWLSFVSCVAHADPLSPAQQKEIKHIVQKEVARILPILIKKHAEVFYKSCLKQCESSMKRLIEERWAQEIEKIKKEVTASTVESFSKKGLAPPFVGKEKAPLTILIFTDPYCHFCHQSLDLYTQYVKTHPTFKLVIHDFPLGGRDSYTAVRALWVAHKYKKHGPLRKALYAKSQKNHKVLTPKQITALARHLKIPTRTFEKEMMATDIRDAIRHTLRLADEFNIRATPSFVLIQGSHQPHVEEGMLSPQELIDAAKQAKANPK, from the coding sequence ATGGCGTGGATCGTTTTGGTATGGCTGTCCTTTGTGTCATGCGTCGCGCACGCAGACCCGCTTTCTCCTGCGCAACAGAAAGAAATAAAGCACATTGTCCAAAAAGAGGTGGCCCGCATTTTACCCATCTTGATTAAAAAACATGCAGAGGTCTTTTACAAAAGTTGCCTCAAACAATGTGAAAGCAGCATGAAGCGGCTTATAGAAGAACGATGGGCCCAAGAAATAGAAAAGATCAAAAAAGAGGTCACTGCCTCAACGGTGGAATCTTTTTCAAAGAAAGGCCTGGCCCCACCTTTTGTGGGCAAAGAAAAGGCTCCCCTCACCATTCTTATTTTCACCGACCCCTACTGCCATTTTTGCCACCAAAGCCTTGACCTATATACGCAATACGTCAAAACGCACCCCACGTTTAAACTGGTAATTCATGATTTTCCCTTAGGGGGACGTGATTCTTACACAGCGGTCAGAGCGCTTTGGGTGGCCCACAAATACAAAAAACATGGCCCCTTGCGCAAAGCTCTTTATGCCAAGAGCCAAAAAAACCACAAGGTGCTGACCCCAAAGCAAATCACCGCCCTCGCGCGTCACCTCAAGATCCCCACGCGCACCTTTGAAAAAGAGATGATGGCCACAGATATTCGTGACGCCATTCGACACACGCTGCGCCTGGCCGATGAATTTAACATCCGAGCAACACCTAGCTTTGTGTTGATTCAAGGCTCCCACCAGCCACACGTGGAAGAAGGTATGCTCTCTCCCCAAGAACTTATTGACGCAGCGAAGCAGGCTAAGGCGAACCCCAAATAA
- a CDS encoding class I SAM-dependent methyltransferase codes for MRRISSVWGEKQLFFARWIKNPLTLGAILPSSKNLSRFVASSVLEENRALIRQKKYVLEIGAGTGSFTSALLEAGIPCDQIISVELDPKLFSYLQKRFPQVKTMCADASKMHKILPDALRHNIATVVSGIPMMSLPAQAREAIIASSFSLLGDTGLFYQFTYSPFSSIPAETFKLVKRRIGTVFFNVPPATVWSYRRSA; via the coding sequence ATGAGGCGTATCTCGTCTGTGTGGGGTGAGAAACAACTTTTTTTTGCAAGATGGATCAAAAACCCTCTCACCCTTGGTGCCATTTTGCCCAGCTCGAAAAATCTTTCTCGTTTTGTGGCTTCGAGCGTCCTTGAAGAGAATCGTGCGCTCATTCGTCAAAAAAAATATGTGCTTGAAATTGGGGCGGGCACAGGTTCGTTTACATCGGCCCTTTTGGAGGCCGGCATTCCCTGTGATCAAATTATTTCTGTCGAGCTGGATCCTAAACTTTTTTCCTATCTTCAAAAACGTTTTCCACAGGTCAAGACCATGTGCGCAGATGCCAGCAAGATGCATAAAATTCTGCCGGATGCATTGCGTCATAACATTGCCACTGTTGTCTCAGGGATTCCTATGATGAGTCTGCCTGCACAGGCGCGCGAGGCCATTATTGCATCCTCCTTCTCTCTTTTGGGAGACACCGGGCTTTTTTATCAGTTTACCTACAGCCCCTTCTCTTCCATTCCTGCTGAAACCTTTAAATTGGTAAAGCGACGCATCGGCACAGTGTTTTTCAATGTGCCCCCTGCCACGGTCTGGTCATACAGGCGCTCTGCCTAA
- the hemB gene encoding porphobilinogen synthase gives MDMVGTFPLTRLRRLRKEAWCRDLVAESHVTLENLVQPLFVCETPCHDGMPPGFYTVTCEEMSTFVETHMLAYGLSKLALFPVVAVDKKDASGSEAFRQDNFFLKAMASLKKRFPEITLILDVALDPFTDHGHDGVVEQGDVANDKTAHMLAALSCLYAQAGADVVAPSDMMDGRVGIIRQALDRQGYEGTKILSYAVKYASHFYGPFRQVMKGPSSKDFSKASYQMDVRNVHEAIREAALDIQEGADFLMIKPGLLSLDILAHLKKSTAVPLFAYHVSGEYVMLRTAAEKGFIDYEQGLWEILSVLRRAGASGIVTYGASDAARFMQMMAAG, from the coding sequence ATGGATATGGTTGGCACATTTCCCTTGACCCGGCTAAGGCGCCTGCGCAAAGAGGCGTGGTGCCGCGATTTGGTGGCTGAAAGCCATGTCACCCTTGAGAATCTTGTGCAACCCTTGTTCGTGTGTGAGACGCCTTGCCATGACGGGATGCCGCCAGGGTTTTATACCGTCACCTGTGAAGAGATGTCCACGTTTGTTGAGACGCACATGCTTGCCTATGGCCTTTCAAAACTGGCGTTGTTCCCTGTGGTGGCTGTGGACAAAAAGGATGCTTCAGGCAGTGAGGCCTTTCGTCAAGACAACTTTTTTTTAAAGGCCATGGCTTCCTTAAAAAAACGGTTTCCTGAGATCACCTTGATTTTGGATGTGGCGCTCGATCCATTCACAGATCATGGTCACGACGGCGTGGTGGAGCAAGGAGATGTGGCCAATGACAAAACAGCCCACATGCTGGCCGCATTATCCTGTCTTTATGCTCAGGCAGGGGCGGATGTTGTGGCGCCCTCAGATATGATGGATGGGCGCGTGGGGATCATCCGTCAGGCGCTTGACCGTCAGGGCTATGAGGGCACAAAGATATTAAGTTATGCCGTGAAATATGCGTCTCATTTTTATGGTCCGTTTCGCCAGGTGATGAAGGGGCCATCCTCGAAAGATTTTTCAAAAGCATCTTATCAAATGGATGTGCGTAATGTGCATGAAGCCATAAGAGAAGCGGCTTTAGACATTCAAGAAGGGGCTGACTTTTTAATGATAAAGCCTGGCCTGTTATCTTTAGATATTTTGGCGCACCTGAAAAAGTCGACAGCGGTGCCCTTATTTGCGTATCATGTGTCAGGTGAGTATGTCATGTTGCGCACAGCAGCTGAAAAAGGCTTTATTGATTATGAACAAGGGTTGTGGGAGATTTTGTCTGTGTTAAGGCGCGCAGGGGCTTCTGGCATCGTGACTTATGGCGCCTCAGATGCCGCCCGTTTTATGCAGATGATGGCCGCTGGGTAA
- a CDS encoding septal ring lytic transglycosylase RlpA family protein — translation MGSVLLMCLMLASCASPRRTPSPSKATSRPYKIKGRWYYPQKHYELTETGMASYYGRGHGAHGLPTATGERFCRYQMTAAHKTLPLPCVARVTNLENGRQVVLRINDRGPFIRKRILDVSSAAAKELGFYHQGLARVRLETLVAESMALPENRPGGVRKRKSKRCGRPRHQRCKGYPARKPARRRKPRRSLLRKTSHKPRHISDLLSF, via the coding sequence GTGGGCAGCGTTCTTCTTATGTGCCTTATGTTGGCCAGCTGTGCATCGCCGCGCCGCACGCCCAGCCCGTCCAAAGCCACCAGTCGGCCCTATAAGATTAAGGGGCGCTGGTATTATCCCCAAAAGCATTATGAGCTGACAGAAACAGGCATGGCCTCTTATTATGGTCGCGGCCATGGTGCCCACGGGTTGCCCACCGCCACGGGTGAGCGTTTTTGCCGCTATCAAATGACTGCGGCCCACAAAACATTGCCCTTGCCGTGTGTGGCGCGTGTGACCAACCTGGAAAATGGTCGTCAGGTTGTCTTAAGGATCAATGATCGTGGCCCGTTTATTCGCAAGCGTATCCTTGATGTCAGTTCTGCAGCCGCCAAAGAGCTTGGTTTTTACCATCAAGGATTAGCACGTGTACGCTTGGAAACCTTGGTGGCTGAAAGTATGGCATTGCCTGAAAATCGACCGGGCGGCGTGAGAAAGCGAAAATCCAAGAGATGTGGGCGCCCTCGTCATCAGCGGTGTAAGGGTTATCCGGCCCGTAAACCGGCGCGCCGACGCAAGCCGCGACGCTCGCTTTTGCGCAAAACATCCCACAAGCCACGCCATATTTCAGACCTGCTTTCTTTTTAG
- the fliQ gene encoding flagellar biosynthesis protein FliQ, translating to MLRPTCARDRQMTGLDVIDIARSSLWVTIQVASPLLLVALIVGVSVSLFQALTQVQEITLTFIPKILGIFIALFFLLPLYGDIFHSFSEMLFDRIATIAADTP from the coding sequence ATGCTGAGGCCAACATGCGCGCGAGATAGGCAGATGACAGGTCTTGACGTCATTGATATTGCCCGGTCGTCTCTTTGGGTGACCATTCAGGTGGCTTCGCCATTGCTGTTGGTGGCGTTGATTGTGGGTGTGAGCGTGTCGCTTTTTCAAGCGCTCACCCAGGTTCAGGAAATTACGCTGACGTTTATTCCCAAAATTTTAGGTATCTTTATTGCGCTTTTTTTCTTGCTTCCCCTTTATGGCGACATTTTCCACTCTTTTTCTGAAATGTTGTTTGACCGCATTGCCACCATCGCCGCTGACACCCCGTGA
- a CDS encoding flagellar biosynthetic protein FliR — protein sequence MNFSLSTLIPYTESYFLVFSRLFFFFLFMPGLVSVFVPGRIRLLMALSVSYAAAPMVGLSPSFSLLTCVKESFFGFFLATVIRILFEGVSMVGGVLSHQSSFGNAMGSALTQETEDLFSSFCTLYFITLFFATELHIVLIRGVMNSYDIFPIGSEFVYGDVSSSVVHYLAQGFEAAISLAAPFLIFGVFYHILLGLLNRIVPMLPVIFIGHPISLFIVLTMLMICISRFAVVFSEIVSRFAEGFFA from the coding sequence GTGAATTTTTCGCTATCCACCCTTATTCCTTACACGGAATCCTATTTTCTTGTTTTCAGCCGTCTTTTCTTTTTCTTTCTTTTCATGCCGGGGCTTGTCAGCGTGTTTGTGCCGGGCCGCATCCGGTTGTTAATGGCGCTGAGTGTCAGCTATGCTGCCGCGCCCATGGTGGGTCTATCACCGTCCTTTTCGTTGTTAACCTGCGTGAAAGAGAGTTTTTTTGGCTTTTTCCTGGCCACAGTTATCCGCATCTTGTTTGAAGGGGTCAGCATGGTGGGGGGGGTGTTAAGCCATCAGAGCTCTTTTGGCAACGCCATGGGAAGCGCCTTGACACAAGAAACAGAAGATCTCTTTTCATCCTTCTGCACGTTGTATTTTATCACTCTCTTTTTTGCCACAGAGCTTCATATCGTGTTGATCCGGGGCGTGATGAATAGTTATGATATTTTTCCCATCGGCAGCGAGTTTGTCTATGGTGATGTGTCCTCTTCTGTTGTGCATTATCTGGCCCAGGGGTTTGAGGCGGCCATTTCGCTGGCAGCCCCTTTTCTTATTTTTGGCGTGTTTTATCATATCTTGCTGGGCCTTTTGAACCGCATTGTGCCCATGCTGCCCGTCATTTTTATTGGCCACCCTATTTCGTTGTTTATTGTATTGACCATGCTCATGATTTGTATTTCGCGTTTTGCGGTGGTTTTTTCTGAGATTGTGTCCCGGTTTGCAGAAGGATTTTTTGCCTGA
- a CDS encoding EscU/YscU/HrcU family type III secretion system export apparatus switch protein, whose protein sequence is MADPQDKDAHGQSEYPTQRRLEKAREQGNVPQSKELYHVALLGASLLFFYWQGRTVCYGLFCALKGWIVHAGTHPADGYALRQALSHLFHTVWMYFLGYALGLVAVIALVVFFQSRWRINPKFLHISWEKVSPLKGIKRLFSQNNVVDFLKNLLKISVLFLIIFLSNRALMQKVGGLSGICVRGILDEIMKMVEHFVFLALGVLLLLALSDYGYQWFRWIRQLFMSKKDIQDEQKEAEKSTLVASKQRQVRKEMLAMRHARVAVPDATVVVMNPTHYAVALKWVPHQMMAPEVIAKGADQVALYIRNLAEKHSIPVVENQSLARSLFKETAIGQAISPRHYRAVAEVIHYVMTLKENLRKKG, encoded by the coding sequence ATGGCTGACCCGCAAGACAAAGATGCTCACGGGCAGAGTGAATATCCCACACAAAGACGGCTTGAGAAAGCGCGCGAGCAAGGCAATGTTCCCCAATCTAAAGAGTTGTACCACGTGGCGCTGCTGGGCGCTTCGCTGTTGTTTTTTTATTGGCAGGGCCGCACCGTGTGTTATGGCCTTTTTTGCGCTCTTAAGGGATGGATTGTGCACGCAGGAACTCACCCTGCCGATGGCTATGCCTTGAGGCAAGCCTTGTCTCATCTTTTCCATACCGTATGGATGTATTTTTTGGGGTATGCGTTGGGGCTTGTGGCGGTCATTGCTTTGGTTGTGTTCTTTCAAAGCCGCTGGCGGATAAATCCAAAATTTTTGCACATCAGCTGGGAGAAAGTGTCGCCCCTCAAGGGAATCAAGCGTCTTTTTTCTCAAAACAATGTGGTTGATTTTTTGAAAAACCTGCTCAAGATCAGCGTCCTTTTTTTGATCATTTTTCTCAGCAACCGGGCGCTTATGCAAAAAGTGGGGGGGTTAAGCGGCATATGTGTGCGGGGCATTTTGGATGAAATCATGAAGATGGTAGAACACTTTGTGTTTTTGGCCCTAGGCGTTTTGTTGCTGCTGGCGCTTTCGGATTATGGCTATCAATGGTTTCGATGGATTCGCCAACTATTTATGTCTAAAAAAGACATTCAAGACGAGCAAAAAGAGGCTGAGAAAAGCACTTTGGTGGCCTCAAAACAGCGACAGGTGCGTAAAGAGATGCTGGCTATGCGACACGCCCGCGTGGCGGTGCCTGACGCAACAGTTGTGGTGATGAACCCCACACACTATGCTGTCGCGCTTAAATGGGTGCCGCATCAGATGATGGCGCCTGAAGTGATTGCGAAAGGGGCTGACCAAGTGGCGCTTTATATACGTAACCTGGCTGAAAAACACAGCATCCCTGTGGTGGAAAACCAAAGCCTGGCCCGCAGTTTGTTTAAAGAAACGGCCATCGGGCAAGCCATCAGCCCCCGTCATTATCGGGCCGTGGCCGAGGTCATTCACTATGTGATGACCCTCAAAGAAAACCTAAGGAAAAAGGGTTAG
- the lpxA gene encoding acyl-ACP--UDP-N-acetylglucosamine O-acyltransferase has product MNDCAMSKEVLIHPTAIVAPGAVLGDGVRIGPYSVVGPHVRLGDGVVLHSHVIIHGHTTLGEACEVFPFASLGHAPQDKKYQGEPSEVHIGARTIMREYVTIQPGTQGGGMRTSVGDDCLLMASTHVAHDCHVGHRVIMANNATLGGHVTVGDDVVLGGLSAIHQFVRIGASAMIAGMTGVSRDVIPYGMVGPRHNTLSGLNLVGLRRLHKATEEIQGLRMAYAHLFENMDGTLDSRLEDMPQELAANPLVKQVHAFLKANTKRSLCLPAEV; this is encoded by the coding sequence ATGAATGATTGTGCGATGTCAAAAGAAGTGTTGATTCATCCAACGGCGATTGTGGCCCCAGGGGCCGTGCTTGGGGACGGTGTGCGCATAGGCCCTTACAGCGTGGTGGGTCCGCATGTGCGCCTGGGCGACGGGGTTGTGCTACATTCCCACGTGATTATTCATGGGCACACCACGTTGGGGGAGGCGTGTGAGGTGTTTCCTTTTGCGTCCCTCGGACATGCCCCGCAAGACAAAAAATATCAAGGTGAGCCTTCGGAGGTGCATATTGGTGCGCGCACCATCATGCGTGAGTATGTGACCATCCAGCCGGGCACCCAAGGGGGTGGCATGCGCACATCGGTGGGTGACGATTGCCTGCTGATGGCCTCGACGCATGTGGCGCATGATTGTCATGTGGGCCATCGCGTGATCATGGCTAACAACGCAACACTCGGGGGGCATGTCACCGTGGGTGATGATGTGGTGCTGGGTGGTTTATCTGCGATTCATCAGTTTGTGAGAATCGGCGCCTCGGCCATGATTGCAGGCATGACCGGCGTATCGCGGGATGTGATCCCCTATGGCATGGTGGGGCCACGCCATAACACCTTAAGCGGCCTCAATCTTGTGGGCCTGAGGCGCCTTCACAAAGCCACCGAAGAGATCCAGGGCCTGAGAATGGCCTATGCCCACCTTTTTGAGAACATGGATGGCACCCTCGACAGCCGCCTGGAAGACATGCCTCAGGAATTGGCCGCTAACCCGTTGGTGAAACAGGTGCACGCCTTTTTGAAGGCAAACACCAAACGATCTTTGTGCTTACCCGCAGAGGTGTGA
- a CDS encoding YbgC/FadM family acyl-CoA thioesterase produces MAAHHTFRQRIYVQHTDMWGIVYYANYFSMAEHARAEFFRDKGLPLHAFTREHQGYFVVTQADGRFLKPARLDDCLEILTHVTHMKKASLTLSQDFMHTDHGCLARLMITLAWLSDQGRPTALPPILEPHLA; encoded by the coding sequence ATGGCCGCACACCACACGTTTCGCCAACGCATTTACGTGCAGCACACCGATATGTGGGGCATTGTTTATTATGCCAACTATTTTTCTATGGCCGAGCATGCACGGGCCGAGTTTTTTCGCGACAAAGGCCTGCCCCTTCACGCCTTTACCCGCGAGCACCAGGGCTATTTTGTGGTCACACAAGCGGATGGTCGCTTTCTCAAACCTGCCCGCCTTGATGATTGCCTTGAGATCCTCACCCACGTCACCCACATGAAGAAAGCCAGCCTCACCTTATCGCAAGATTTTATGCACACAGATCATGGTTGTTTAGCGCGCCTGATGATCACACTGGCGTGGCTGAGCGACCAAGGCCGCCCCACGGCCCTGCCGCCTATCCTTGAACCTCATTTGGCATGA
- a CDS encoding GspE/PulE family protein — translation MRRGSSDLHFHPRRLSLHIGHRLDGVLHPLMDMNKRHWPVVLAKLKVMSGLEPTEHRKPQQGRMTVNMMGRDIDVRVSTHPSFYGERVAVRILDQEKTLSLQGLGFDARSCETLEAVLSHPQGLVIVTGPTGSGKTTTLHACLRHLSHDSLNIMTLEEPLEYLLPFATQTEVSEDKGFGFAEGVVSALRQDVDVLLVGEVRDEETAHMAMRAAMTGHRVLTSLHAPDALGAIDRLLDLGVSRHHMATHLSCLMAQRLFRPLCEACKKPDEVYSDQHTFIYQAHGCDLCGHTGYRGQRALLDIVTVDAPIAMAIENGMTRAWLKEFLQQKQHRFLTDHAHRYLQKGVMSRQEIRRVLGEDPLTWEQHISGRC, via the coding sequence GTGCGGCGGGGAAGCTCGGACCTTCATTTTCATCCACGCCGGCTTTCTTTGCATATTGGACACCGCCTTGATGGGGTGTTGCACCCGTTGATGGATATGAACAAACGTCATTGGCCTGTGGTATTGGCAAAACTTAAGGTGATGAGCGGCCTTGAACCCACCGAACACAGGAAACCCCAGCAAGGGCGCATGACAGTCAACATGATGGGGCGTGACATCGATGTGCGTGTGTCAACGCATCCTAGTTTTTATGGAGAACGTGTGGCGGTTCGTATTTTGGATCAAGAAAAAACCTTGTCTCTTCAAGGGTTGGGGTTTGACGCGCGGTCGTGCGAAACGCTTGAAGCGGTGCTTTCTCATCCACAAGGGTTGGTGATTGTGACAGGGCCTACAGGATCGGGAAAAACCACCACTCTTCATGCTTGCCTGCGCCATCTTTCCCACGACTCCCTCAACATCATGACGCTGGAAGAACCGCTTGAGTATCTCTTGCCGTTTGCTACGCAAACGGAGGTGTCAGAAGACAAAGGGTTTGGGTTTGCTGAAGGGGTTGTGTCGGCCTTGCGGCAAGATGTGGACGTGTTGCTTGTGGGTGAGGTGCGTGATGAGGAAACAGCGCACATGGCCATGCGCGCGGCTATGACAGGCCACCGCGTGTTGACCAGCCTTCATGCCCCTGATGCGCTGGGCGCCATCGATCGTCTCTTGGATCTTGGCGTGTCGCGTCACCATATGGCGACTCATCTCAGCTGTTTGATGGCGCAGCGCCTGTTTCGTCCTTTATGTGAGGCCTGTAAAAAGCCAGATGAGGTGTATAGCGATCAGCACACGTTTATCTATCAAGCCCATGGATGTGATCTCTGTGGCCACACGGGCTATCGAGGGCAGCGCGCGTTGCTTGATATTGTGACGGTGGATGCCCCCATCGCCATGGCCATTGAAAATGGGATGACGCGTGCGTGGTTAAAAGAGTTTTTGCAACAAAAGCAGCATCGCTTTCTGACTGATCATGCTCACCGCTATTTGCAAAAAGGTGTGATGTCCCGTCAGGAAATACGACGTGTATTAGGAGAGGACCCGTTGACATGGGAACAACATATTTCAGGGCGCTGTTAG
- a CDS encoding type II secretion system F family protein, with the protein MGTTYFRALLAGLRQHVPLARQSLFFMTLERFVRMGQSPREALRLLSAEKDRLLARLSQRCLEAMEKGAHLSQALEASGYAVAPVVLPLLTAAEETGTMPVLLRRVVTYLDAAEKMKAGTWAMVRYPLFSLMAVLVSFYCLYSFLWPQLIIFVEDRPQDVGWATASLLFLSSCGREKTTFV; encoded by the coding sequence ATGGGAACAACATATTTCAGGGCGCTGTTAGCCGGGCTGAGGCAGCATGTGCCGCTAGCACGGCAATCTCTTTTTTTTATGACCCTTGAGCGGTTTGTGCGCATGGGTCAATCCCCACGCGAAGCTTTGCGGTTGCTGAGTGCCGAAAAAGACCGTTTGCTCGCGCGCCTCAGTCAGCGCTGCCTTGAGGCTATGGAAAAAGGGGCTCACCTTTCTCAGGCACTCGAGGCCTCAGGCTATGCTGTGGCGCCGGTTGTGCTGCCTTTGTTAACGGCGGCCGAAGAAACGGGCACCATGCCAGTGCTGTTAAGGCGGGTGGTGACCTATTTAGACGCTGCGGAAAAAATGAAAGCCGGCACATGGGCGATGGTGCGTTACCCGTTGTTTTCGTTGATGGCTGTGTTGGTGAGCTTTTACTGTCTCTACAGCTTTTTGTGGCCTCAGCTGATAATTTTTGTGGAAGATCGGCCTCAAGATGTGGGGTGGGCCACCGCAAGCTTGCTGTTTTTATCATCGTGTGGCCGCGAAAAGACGACGTTTGTT
- a CDS encoding type II secretion system F family protein encodes MILSLRWAHFFSVLSLGVKSSLTLPQALAVAEKVLDYAPLTEAVQHVRQRVDSGQPLSESMRGVPGLTPEALHFLALAEHTGDIQEIFAHISHGYHLQRDRLEARWQSYMPLFILMLTGMMFVWIICGIVLPFYDHMLNMSSGVVQT; translated from the coding sequence ATGATCTTGTCTTTGCGGTGGGCTCACTTTTTTTCGGTGTTGTCTTTGGGCGTGAAGTCGTCTCTTACCTTACCTCAAGCCCTGGCTGTGGCAGAAAAGGTGCTGGATTATGCGCCGCTAACAGAAGCGGTGCAGCATGTGCGTCAGCGTGTGGATAGCGGTCAACCCCTTAGTGAAAGCATGCGCGGTGTTCCGGGCCTCACCCCAGAAGCATTGCATTTTTTGGCCCTGGCTGAACATACGGGAGACATTCAAGAGATCTTTGCCCACATAAGTCATGGCTATCACCTCCAGCGAGATAGGCTGGAAGCGCGTTGGCAGAGCTATATGCCGCTGTTCATTTTGATGCTAACGGGCATGATGTTTGTGTGGATCATTTGTGGCATCGTGCTGCCCTTTTATGACCATATGCTCAACATGTCGTCAGGTGTGGTGCAGACATGA
- a CDS encoding peptidylprolyl isomerase has protein sequence MLEGLRRWSQSWSAKMLLGVLALSMVAFFGFDRLFLGGGDPVVATVGSQKIRTRQVRRLLSQRLQMIQARLGREMSAAEIQQSQVIFSVLRECISQALLDLEADRLGLVVSDAMLKKALMGTSFFQDDEGCFSQAKFQRFLRERGWEERTFLTMQREAMRRQQVMRTLGCLVYVPYMLPEMNVLTEHQERLGAVMTLSPARVTVPEPSRQEVETFFKDHAAQFEKPAQCGFSALAISPDLWKKESLSDTDMRKKMYDLMEVVEDHLYGGMSLEDVSKKFGLSVVRVPLFSKTGPWPSVLAKHFQGDDGKALVDYVFSEDVKRRPHVKRLSERTLAVVNVQDVRPSFVPPLEEIRPEVVTAWKASEKRVQLKRYGEEMAQALMKKEGKKGSFALLPAVTLSSEKTQVPPKVQTALFEMKPGQIKVSERRDGSLCLVKLLEIRQPADGIIQKHLASQTTTVRDMLKEDFALAFLSSLRAHYHVHVHQEALARAVS, from the coding sequence ATGTTAGAAGGGTTGAGGCGTTGGAGCCAGTCGTGGTCAGCAAAGATGCTCTTGGGCGTTTTGGCGCTGTCCATGGTGGCTTTTTTTGGGTTTGATCGCCTGTTTTTGGGGGGCGGTGACCCTGTGGTGGCCACGGTGGGCAGCCAGAAAATTCGCACGCGTCAGGTGCGCCGCTTGCTTTCCCAGCGTCTTCAGATGATTCAGGCGCGGTTGGGGCGTGAGATGTCAGCAGCCGAAATTCAGCAGAGCCAGGTGATTTTTTCGGTGTTGCGTGAGTGCATCAGTCAGGCATTGCTTGATTTAGAAGCCGATCGTTTGGGGTTAGTGGTTTCAGATGCCATGCTCAAAAAAGCACTGATGGGCACCTCTTTTTTTCAAGACGATGAAGGGTGTTTTTCACAGGCAAAGTTTCAGCGCTTTTTAAGGGAGCGCGGCTGGGAAGAGCGCACCTTTTTGACCATGCAGCGAGAGGCCATGCGCCGACAGCAGGTGATGCGCACCTTGGGGTGTTTGGTGTATGTGCCGTATATGTTGCCAGAGATGAACGTGTTGACTGAGCATCAAGAGCGTTTAGGGGCTGTGATGACATTGTCGCCAGCACGTGTGACGGTGCCTGAGCCTTCACGCCAAGAAGTGGAGACCTTTTTTAAGGACCATGCCGCCCAGTTTGAGAAACCAGCGCAGTGCGGGTTTTCGGCTCTCGCCATTTCTCCGGACTTATGGAAGAAAGAGTCTCTTTCTGATACCGATATGAGGAAGAAAATGTATGACCTGATGGAGGTGGTGGAAGATCATCTCTATGGCGGCATGTCGCTGGAAGATGTATCTAAAAAGTTTGGTCTTTCTGTGGTGCGCGTGCCTCTTTTTTCAAAAACAGGTCCGTGGCCCTCTGTGCTTGCCAAGCATTTTCAAGGGGATGATGGGAAAGCCTTGGTGGATTATGTGTTTTCTGAAGATGTGAAACGGCGTCCGCATGTGAAAAGGCTGTCTGAACGCACGTTGGCTGTGGTGAATGTGCAGGATGTGCGGCCCTCTTTTGTGCCCCCGCTTGAGGAGATTCGCCCCGAGGTGGTGACAGCATGGAAAGCGTCAGAAAAGCGCGTGCAGCTCAAACGCTATGGAGAAGAGATGGCGCAAGCCTTGATGAAAAAAGAGGGAAAGAAGGGGTCTTTTGCGTTGCTGCCGGCGGTGACGTTGTCATCCGAGAAGACGCAGGTACCCCCCAAGGTGCAAACAGCTCTTTTTGAAATGAAGCCCGGTCAAATCAAGGTGTCAGAGAGGCGCGATGGGTCGCTGTGTCTTGTGAAATTGCTGGAGATTCGTCAACCGGCTGATGGGATTATTCAAAAGCACCTCGCCTCGCAAACAACCACGGTGCGTGACATGCTGAAAGAAGATTTTGCGTTGGCGTTTTTGTCATCATTAAGGGCACACTACCATGTTCATGTGCATCAGGAGGCCTTGGCGCGGGCAGTGTCGTAA